A single region of the Sulfitobacter geojensis genome encodes:
- a CDS encoding DUF938 domain-containing protein yields MTRNLPPSASVATPLEDAKLHAPSAARNADAIAAVLQDHAPSRGNALEIASGTGQHVVTFAAVLPDLSWQPTDIDPLRLRSIDSYVRSSGLQNVKPACLLNAASDGWAAAYAGQDLIVLINLLHLIPARHARTILIQAAQALAPAGTLLVYGPFAQDGVLKSAADQRFDAELRSADADIGYKDTRDMQRWFVDAGLTAAPQEMPANNLVFIARKPAL; encoded by the coding sequence ATGACCCGCAACCTACCCCCCAGCGCCAGCGTTGCCACCCCGCTTGAGGATGCCAAACTGCATGCCCCGTCTGCCGCACGAAATGCGGACGCCATCGCCGCAGTCCTGCAAGACCACGCGCCCTCGCGCGGCAATGCGCTGGAGATCGCCAGCGGCACCGGCCAGCATGTCGTCACCTTTGCCGCTGTATTGCCCGACCTCAGCTGGCAACCGACCGACATTGATCCCCTGCGCCTGCGGAGCATCGACAGCTATGTGCGCAGCAGCGGCCTGCAAAACGTCAAACCCGCCTGCCTGTTGAACGCGGCGTCAGACGGCTGGGCCGCCGCCTATGCGGGGCAAGATCTGATCGTTCTGATCAACCTGCTGCATCTCATCCCCGCGCGCCATGCCCGCACGATCCTGATCCAGGCAGCGCAGGCACTTGCCCCCGCTGGCACCTTGCTGGTCTATGGCCCCTTCGCGCAGGACGGCGTGTTGAAAAGTGCGGCGGACCAACGCTTTGACGCTGAACTGCGCAGTGCCGATGCGGATATCGGTTATAAGGATACCCGCGACATGCAGCGTTGGTTTGTCGATGCCGGCCTTACCGCAGCGCCACAGGAAATGCCCGCCAACAACCTTGTC
- a CDS encoding NAD(P)/FAD-dependent oxidoreductase: protein MSDIIVIGGGIAGLSAAARLSADAHVTVLEQESSTGYHASGRSAALYEENYGLPSTVALNTASKSYHYEANGGYLSPRGFLIVAQADEQEAYEADRATLGLDAVSIDRACAFVPILNRANLAFAGYHPDALDIDTDRLMQDFIRMLKTNGGRVVTKSPVTAVTRTADGWRVTAGGVDYTCATLVNAAGAWADRIAQMAGIPPLGITPHRRSMARIPAPSGQDVTQWPLFFGVGETWYAKPDAGALIVSPAEEDPVDPHDAWADDMVLAEGIARYENMVSAPVTRLLSSWAGLRSFAPDRALVLGPDPNDATFVWCAGQGGYGFQTAPAASQLVADLVMGRSLALAPELVTQLTPDRFHP from the coding sequence ATGAGCGACATTATCGTCATTGGCGGCGGCATCGCGGGACTCTCGGCCGCGGCCCGTTTGTCGGCTGATGCCCATGTGACGGTGCTCGAACAAGAAAGCAGCACCGGCTATCACGCCTCCGGCCGCTCCGCCGCGCTTTATGAGGAAAACTATGGTCTGCCCAGCACGGTCGCGTTGAATACGGCAAGCAAATCCTATCACTACGAGGCCAATGGCGGCTACCTGAGCCCGCGCGGTTTCCTGATCGTTGCACAAGCAGACGAACAAGAAGCCTATGAAGCGGACAGGGCGACATTGGGCCTCGACGCCGTTTCAATTGATCGCGCCTGTGCATTCGTGCCGATCTTGAACCGCGCAAATCTGGCCTTTGCCGGGTATCACCCGGACGCGCTGGACATCGACACAGACCGGTTGATGCAAGACTTTATCCGCATGCTGAAAACCAATGGCGGACGGGTGGTCACAAAATCCCCCGTCACCGCAGTCACACGCACAGCTGACGGATGGCGCGTGACTGCCGGTGGTGTGGATTATACCTGTGCCACCCTCGTAAATGCCGCCGGTGCTTGGGCAGACAGGATCGCGCAAATGGCCGGCATCCCCCCTTTGGGGATCACACCGCACCGCCGCTCCATGGCCCGCATTCCGGCGCCTTCCGGACAGGACGTAACGCAATGGCCGCTGTTCTTTGGCGTCGGTGAAACATGGTATGCGAAACCCGATGCAGGGGCGCTGATCGTCTCCCCCGCCGAAGAGGACCCCGTTGACCCACACGACGCTTGGGCCGACGACATGGTGCTCGCCGAAGGCATCGCGCGCTACGAGAATATGGTGAGCGCACCAGTGACGCGCCTTCTTTCATCTTGGGCGGGCTTGCGCAGTTTCGCGCCCGACAGGGCACTGGTGCTGGGGCCGGACCCGAATGACGCCACCTTTGTCTGGTGCGCGGGTCAGGGAGGGTACGGCTTTCAAACCGCGCCTGCCGCGTCGCAACTGGTGGCCGACCTTGTCATGGGGCGCAGTCTCGCACTTGCGCCTGAACTGGTTACACAATTGACCCCCGATAGGTTTCATCCATGA
- a CDS encoding aldo/keto reductase, producing MKHTLTSPDGTPASRLAFGTMQFGGRADATQSRDMFDACIDAGITHFDTAHIYTDGASETLLGQCVQDQRDRLIIATKAAYTGGATRDNILASAETSRKRMQIDTLDVLYLHRFDPDTDMAESFQAFADLKARGHIRHIGLSNFAAWQVVKAANIAARFDLDVAVIQPMYNLVKRQAEVEILPMADDLGILVAPYSPLGGGLLTGKYAQGGGGRLTEDDRYGARYGQDVMHKAAQGLHDLAATQGVHPATLAVAWTAHHPTGPSPIISARNVEQLQPSLDALTFSMPADLYAQIAALSPRPAPATDRTEEQI from the coding sequence ATGAAACACACGCTCACCTCCCCCGATGGCACACCCGCCAGCCGCCTTGCCTTTGGCACCATGCAATTCGGCGGTCGCGCCGACGCGACCCAGTCGCGCGACATGTTCGATGCCTGTATTGATGCGGGCATTACCCATTTCGATACCGCCCATATCTATACAGACGGGGCGTCCGAAACGCTGCTTGGCCAATGTGTGCAAGACCAGCGCGATCGACTGATCATCGCGACCAAGGCCGCGTATACCGGTGGGGCAACCCGCGACAACATCCTCGCTTCGGCAGAGACCTCGCGCAAGCGGATGCAGATCGACACGCTGGACGTCCTATATTTACACCGGTTTGATCCCGATACGGATATGGCCGAGAGTTTTCAGGCTTTTGCCGATCTCAAGGCGCGCGGGCATATCCGCCACATCGGCCTGTCCAACTTTGCCGCGTGGCAGGTGGTCAAGGCTGCAAACATCGCCGCCCGCTTTGATCTGGATGTCGCGGTGATCCAGCCCATGTACAACCTTGTCAAACGACAAGCAGAGGTTGAAATCCTGCCCATGGCCGATGATCTTGGCATTCTTGTTGCTCCCTATTCTCCGCTCGGTGGTGGGTTGCTGACTGGCAAATATGCGCAAGGCGGCGGGGGACGCCTGACCGAAGACGACCGCTACGGGGCGCGCTACGGACAGGACGTGATGCACAAAGCGGCGCAAGGTCTTCATGATCTTGCTGCCACGCAAGGGGTACACCCCGCCACGCTGGCTGTTGCATGGACGGCCCATCATCCAACCGGTCCCAGCCCGATCATTTCGGCCCGTAACGTTGAACAATTGCAGCCCTCGCTGGACGCTTTGACGTTTAGCATGCCGGCCGATCTTTATGCCCAGATCGCGGCCCTGTCACCGCGCCCCGCACCAGCCACCGATCGCACTGAAGAACAAATATGA
- a CDS encoding glutathione S-transferase family protein, with translation MIRLHHLNRSRSHRIFWLLEEIGQPYEVVRYERDATTNLAPPELLAVHPLGKSPMIELDGRLITESGAIVEILCQKFAPQMIPDANTDAYFSHLELMHFAEGSAMTPILLNLYVGRLKDAGAPLHPRINAELDSHFSYMESVLRPSGHFVMDDLSAADIMLSFPAEIAVRLGRGADYPALAQFVETIQSRPAYKRAMENGNS, from the coding sequence ATGATCCGTCTGCACCACCTGAACCGCTCGCGTTCACATCGTATTTTCTGGCTGCTGGAGGAAATCGGCCAGCCTTATGAAGTCGTGCGCTATGAACGCGATGCCACGACCAATCTGGCACCGCCGGAATTGCTGGCCGTGCACCCCTTGGGCAAATCGCCGATGATTGAATTGGACGGACGGTTGATCACCGAAAGTGGCGCGATTGTTGAAATCCTGTGCCAGAAATTTGCGCCACAGATGATCCCTGATGCCAATACAGATGCCTATTTCAGCCACCTTGAATTGATGCATTTCGCAGAAGGCTCTGCCATGACGCCGATCCTGTTGAACCTTTACGTCGGACGTCTAAAGGACGCAGGTGCACCGCTGCATCCGCGCATCAACGCGGAACTGGACAGCCATTTCAGCTATATGGAAAGCGTTCTGCGCCCGTCCGGGCATTTCGTGATGGACGATCTGTCCGCAGCCGACATCATGCTCAGCTTTCCCGCTGAAATTGCCGTACGCCTTGGGCGCGGTGCCGATTACCCTGCGCTGGCGCAATTTGTCGAAACCATCCAGAGCCGTCCGGCCTATAAGCGCGCAATGGAAAACGGCAATTCCTGA
- a CDS encoding peptidoglycan-binding domain-containing protein has product MAEKLSGSVGKGGKNNAADVTIVQKLLNPFAGEVGFAKLKTDGANSKKLEAAIGDFQTCVCKFRADGRVDPGKNTIKKLNAGVAKAKSEKKAEEKREEKAKEDQRQQMKVKMKKQMEAEAKAQKVPPTMWETLWGDIEKKADSFYDTYIASAQKKGDAPSKAAPKISEMCTKEMMTDVKKELKKIDTGGTLYPGRVEGKTSGVNKKIIDILTEVSSHYEGTTIKVVSGLRNKAGQASAMYNGWAKHLNKYGKNGDIYWFVRQSKYQDLWKELDDFHAAKNKAGFVKCMKDKAPWGSVSRHMTGQAVDISTSTDKKIIKALGMCMRYLAETDGNSEGIKCHHFDDKTGLVWPIPESLRKKFP; this is encoded by the coding sequence ATGGCAGAAAAGCTAAGTGGTTCCGTTGGAAAAGGCGGAAAGAACAACGCAGCAGATGTGACGATTGTGCAGAAACTTCTGAACCCGTTCGCGGGGGAGGTCGGGTTTGCGAAACTCAAGACAGACGGTGCCAATTCCAAGAAACTGGAAGCGGCGATTGGTGATTTTCAGACCTGTGTCTGCAAATTCCGTGCGGACGGGCGGGTTGATCCGGGTAAGAACACCATCAAGAAATTAAACGCCGGTGTCGCAAAAGCGAAATCGGAAAAGAAGGCTGAGGAGAAGAGGGAAGAGAAGGCTAAGGAAGACCAGCGTCAACAGATGAAGGTCAAAATGAAAAAGCAGATGGAGGCTGAGGCAAAGGCGCAAAAGGTGCCGCCAACCATGTGGGAGACCCTTTGGGGCGACATCGAAAAGAAGGCCGACAGTTTTTATGACACCTATATCGCCTCTGCGCAGAAGAAAGGGGATGCGCCAAGCAAAGCCGCGCCCAAAATTTCCGAGATGTGCACTAAGGAGATGATGACGGACGTCAAGAAAGAGCTGAAAAAGATCGACACCGGCGGCACGCTGTATCCCGGTAGGGTCGAGGGCAAGACATCCGGCGTCAACAAGAAGATCATTGATATCCTGACGGAGGTTTCGTCCCACTACGAAGGCACGACGATCAAGGTCGTGTCGGGTCTGCGTAACAAGGCGGGGCAGGCCAGTGCGATGTACAACGGCTGGGCCAAGCATCTGAATAAATACGGCAAGAACGGCGACATCTACTGGTTTGTCCGTCAGTCCAAATATCAGGATTTATGGAAAGAGCTGGATGACTTTCACGCGGCAAAGAACAAGGCCGGTTTTGTCAAATGCATGAAGGACAAAGCGCCATGGGGGTCTGTTTCGCGCCATATGACAGGGCAGGCCGTGGATATTTCAACCTCCACCGACAAGAAGATCATCAAGGCCCTTGGCATGTGCATGCGTTATCTGGCCGAGACGGACGGCAATTCCGAAGGGATCAAATGCCACCATTTTGACGACAAGACCGGTCTTGTCTGGCCGATCCCGGAAAGCCTACGCAAGAAATTTCCCTAA
- a CDS encoding BMP family ABC transporter substrate-binding protein, whose product MKLTKLLTGAAMALGLATTAMAEDKTKVGFVYVGPIGDGGWTHEHDKGRLAVEAEFGDKVETVYVESVAEGPDSERVMTQMALDGADLIFTTSFGYMDPTINVAKKFPNVKFEHATGYKQAENVATYSARFYEGRAIQGHIAGSMTKSNIIGYIGSYPIPEVIRGINSAFIHARKVNPDVQFKIVWAYTWFDPAKEADAAKVLIEQGADVVLQHTDSTAPQAAAQEAGNVITFGQASDMAQYGPMPRVSSIIDDWAPYYIARTKAVMDGTWTSGNTWDGIGAGMVGIGEISDAVPAEVKEQALALKASLADGSYHAFTGPLNKQDGTEFLADGATADDGTLAGMNFYVEGIEGDIPQ is encoded by the coding sequence ATGAAACTCACCAAACTTCTGACAGGTGCCGCAATGGCGCTGGGTCTGGCCACGACCGCAATGGCCGAAGACAAAACCAAAGTCGGTTTTGTCTATGTCGGTCCCATCGGTGATGGCGGCTGGACACATGAACACGACAAGGGTCGCCTCGCTGTTGAAGCGGAATTTGGCGATAAGGTTGAAACCGTTTACGTTGAATCAGTGGCCGAGGGCCCGGATTCCGAACGTGTGATGACACAGATGGCACTCGACGGTGCCGACCTGATCTTTACCACATCCTTTGGCTATATGGACCCGACGATCAACGTCGCCAAGAAGTTCCCGAATGTGAAATTCGAGCACGCCACAGGTTATAAGCAGGCCGAGAACGTCGCGACCTATTCCGCACGTTTCTACGAAGGTCGCGCCATTCAAGGCCACATCGCGGGCTCCATGACCAAATCCAACATCATCGGTTACATCGGGTCCTATCCGATCCCCGAAGTGATCCGTGGCATCAACTCTGCGTTCATCCATGCGCGTAAAGTGAACCCTGACGTACAATTCAAAATCGTCTGGGCCTACACATGGTTTGACCCCGCGAAAGAAGCGGACGCCGCCAAGGTTCTGATCGAACAAGGCGCGGATGTTGTGTTGCAGCACACCGATTCCACCGCGCCACAGGCGGCGGCACAGGAAGCGGGCAACGTGATCACCTTTGGTCAGGCGTCGGACATGGCGCAATATGGCCCGATGCCACGTGTGTCCTCGATCATTGACGATTGGGCCCCCTACTACATCGCACGCACCAAGGCAGTGATGGACGGTACATGGACCTCCGGCAACACATGGGACGGCATCGGTGCCGGCATGGTTGGCATTGGCGAGATTTCCGATGCGGTTCCGGCAGAGGTTAAGGAACAGGCGCTGGCATTGAAAGCATCGCTCGCTGACGGATCCTACCACGCCTTTACCGGCCCCTTGAACAAGCAGGACGGCACCGAGTTTCTGGCCGATGGTGCAACCGCGGATGACGGCACACTGGCCGGCATGAACTTTTACGTCGAAGGTATCGAGGGCGATATCCCGCAGTAA
- a CDS encoding ABC transporter permease, with amino-acid sequence MDLSAINPLLFIAGFLVAATPLIFAAIGELVVEKSGTLNLGVEGMMITGAICGFATAVETGSPLLGFAAAAVGGALLSLLFAFLTQITLANQVASGLALTLFGLGLSALLGQSYVGIKPPRLNDINFGPLADIPVIGPILFTHDIILYLGILLVAATWAVLKFTRAGLILRAVGESHDAAHALGYKVVRIRTLAIMFGGACAGLGGAYISLIRVPQWTEGMTAGVGWIALALVVFASWKPWRLLLGAYLFGGITQLQLNLQGAGVAIPVEYLAMSPYVITIIVLVILSRDKSAAPACLGRTFHASS; translated from the coding sequence ATGGACCTGTCCGCAATCAACCCGCTGCTGTTTATCGCCGGCTTTCTGGTCGCAGCGACCCCGCTCATCTTTGCCGCCATCGGCGAACTGGTGGTCGAAAAATCCGGCACGCTGAACCTTGGTGTCGAGGGGATGATGATCACCGGCGCAATTTGCGGTTTTGCCACGGCGGTAGAAACCGGATCACCGCTGCTTGGCTTTGCCGCTGCCGCTGTCGGGGGCGCACTCCTGAGCCTGCTGTTCGCTTTCCTCACCCAGATCACGCTGGCGAACCAAGTGGCCTCGGGTCTTGCGCTGACGCTGTTTGGTCTGGGGTTATCGGCGCTGCTGGGCCAGTCCTATGTCGGCATCAAACCACCGCGCCTGAACGATATCAACTTTGGCCCGCTGGCCGATATTCCGGTGATCGGGCCGATCCTGTTTACCCATGACATCATCCTTTATCTGGGCATCCTTCTGGTTGCCGCCACATGGGCGGTGCTGAAATTTACCCGTGCAGGACTGATCCTGCGCGCGGTGGGCGAAAGCCATGATGCCGCTCATGCGCTCGGCTATAAGGTCGTGCGCATCCGCACCCTGGCGATCATGTTTGGCGGTGCCTGTGCCGGTCTTGGCGGGGCTTACATCAGCCTGATCCGCGTGCCACAATGGACCGAAGGGATGACCGCCGGTGTCGGATGGATCGCCCTTGCGCTGGTCGTATTCGCCAGTTGGAAGCCGTGGCGTTTGTTGCTGGGTGCCTATCTTTTTGGCGGCATTACGCAATTGCAGCTGAATCTGCAGGGCGCAGGCGTTGCCATTCCGGTAGAGTATCTGGCAATGTCGCCTTATGTCATCACGATCATCGTTCTGGTGATCCTGTCACGTGACAAGTCGGCCGCTCCGGCCTGTCTTGGCCGTACTTTCCATGCCTCATCCTAG
- a CDS encoding ABC transporter permease, translating to MIRLEKRPQASRVFSLATPLLAVVATMFFGGLLFMALGKEPLLAIKTIFWEPLFGEFSFFYRPQLMIKGAPLVLIAIGLSLGFKAGIWNIGAEGQYIMGALFGAGVGLAFYPVEGFYVFPLMVLAGALGGWVWAMIPALLKVKFGTNEILVSLMLVYVAEQFLASMSLGLMKNPEGFGFPGSRNLQQYESAFNADLIEGSGMHWGVVAAMIAVIFAYVLLTKHRLGFAIRVTGEAPRAAKFSGVNPTRLVLFCLGTSGLLAGLAGMFEVSGPAGQVTIDFNVGYGFTAIIVAFLGRLHPIGILLAGLLMALTYIGGDIAQSQLGLPAAAIQVFQGMLLFFLLALDMFTNYRLRFGRTEVA from the coding sequence TTGATCCGGTTAGAAAAACGCCCGCAGGCCAGCCGTGTCTTTTCGCTGGCGACGCCCCTGCTGGCGGTTGTGGCAACGATGTTTTTTGGCGGGCTGTTGTTCATGGCCTTGGGCAAAGAACCCCTGTTGGCGATCAAAACGATTTTCTGGGAACCGCTGTTTGGCGAGTTTTCATTTTTCTATCGCCCCCAGTTAATGATCAAAGGCGCGCCGTTGGTATTGATTGCCATCGGCCTGTCGCTGGGGTTCAAGGCGGGGATCTGGAACATCGGTGCAGAAGGTCAATACATCATGGGCGCGCTTTTTGGCGCCGGTGTCGGCCTCGCATTCTATCCGGTTGAGGGGTTTTATGTCTTTCCCCTGATGGTGCTAGCAGGCGCTTTAGGGGGCTGGGTTTGGGCCATGATACCCGCGCTTTTGAAGGTCAAATTCGGCACCAACGAAATCCTTGTCTCCTTGATGCTGGTCTATGTGGCCGAGCAATTTCTTGCCTCTATGTCATTGGGATTGATGAAAAACCCTGAAGGCTTCGGTTTTCCGGGGTCGCGCAATTTACAACAATACGAAAGCGCGTTTAATGCGGATCTGATCGAGGGATCGGGCATGCATTGGGGCGTCGTCGCCGCGATGATTGCGGTGATATTTGCCTATGTGTTGTTGACCAAACACCGCCTCGGCTTTGCCATTCGCGTCACGGGCGAAGCGCCGCGCGCTGCGAAATTTTCCGGCGTGAACCCGACGCGGCTGGTGTTGTTCTGTCTGGGCACATCGGGATTGCTGGCCGGACTTGCGGGCATGTTCGAGGTCTCCGGCCCCGCCGGTCAGGTCACGATTGATTTCAACGTGGGCTACGGATTTACCGCCATCATCGTCGCGTTTCTGGGGCGGCTGCATCCCATTGGTATCCTACTAGCGGGGCTTTTGATGGCACTGACCTATATCGGCGGGGACATCGCGCAAAGCCAACTGGGTCTGCCCGCCGCCGCCATTCAGGTGTTTCAGGGGATGCTTTTGTTCTTCCTGCTCGCACTGGATATGTTCACAAATTACCGGCTGCGCTTTGGCCGGACGGAGGTGGCGTGA
- a CDS encoding ABC transporter ATP-binding protein produces the protein MTDTPLLDLSGLTKAYPGVVANDNVSLRIAPGEVHALLGENGAGKSTLVKMIYGLVKPDAGTMHMFGAPFAPSEPRAARAAGVGMVFQHFSLFDALSVAENIALGMENAPKMGALSQQIRDVSDTYGLPLAPDRIVGDLSAGERQRVEIIRCLLQEPKLLIMDEPTSVLTPQEVEILFKTLRKLSAEGTAILYISHKLEEIRSLCDSATILRLGKVVGHCTPSETSARDMAEMMVGKLLQTPTRAGKTPGDVVLTLQGLSAKSPSAFGMPLRDISVEVRRGEVLGIGGVAGNGQDELLAALSGEMLTSPGMIRFQEREVGLLGPTPRRAMGILTAPEERLGHAAAPDMSLTENAMLTAAAREKLESGGMLNWGKARTFAEKIIETFDVRTPGPANAARSLSGGNLQKFVIGREVLQRPDLLVVNQPTWGVDASAAAAIRQALLDLAEGGTALVVISQDLDELMEISDRFAALNEGRLSEPRPAQGLTVDEIGLMMGGAHGMEVAHV, from the coding sequence ATGACCGACACACCGCTTCTTGACCTTTCCGGCCTGACCAAGGCCTATCCCGGTGTTGTCGCCAATGACAACGTGTCCTTGCGCATCGCACCCGGCGAAGTGCACGCGCTGCTGGGCGAAAACGGGGCCGGTAAATCGACCTTGGTTAAAATGATCTACGGGTTGGTGAAACCGGATGCGGGTACGATGCATATGTTTGGCGCGCCTTTCGCGCCATCTGAACCGCGCGCCGCACGTGCGGCCGGCGTCGGCATGGTGTTTCAACATTTCTCGTTGTTCGACGCATTAAGCGTTGCCGAAAATATCGCCTTGGGAATGGAAAACGCACCCAAGATGGGGGCACTGAGCCAGCAAATCCGCGATGTGTCCGATACCTATGGGTTGCCGTTGGCCCCGGATCGGATTGTCGGCGATTTATCTGCCGGAGAACGCCAACGGGTCGAAATCATCCGCTGTTTGTTGCAAGAACCCAAGCTGTTGATCATGGATGAACCCACATCGGTCCTGACCCCGCAAGAGGTTGAAATCCTGTTCAAAACCCTGCGCAAACTCAGCGCGGAGGGGACAGCGATCCTTTATATCTCGCACAAGCTCGAAGAAATTCGGTCTTTATGTGACAGCGCCACCATTCTGCGCCTTGGCAAGGTGGTGGGGCATTGCACACCGTCCGAAACATCCGCCCGCGATATGGCGGAAATGATGGTGGGCAAGCTTTTGCAAACGCCGACACGGGCGGGAAAGACACCGGGTGACGTTGTGCTGACGCTCCAAGGGCTTTCAGCCAAATCGCCCAGCGCCTTTGGCATGCCGTTACGCGATATTTCGGTTGAAGTACGCCGTGGCGAGGTTTTGGGCATCGGCGGCGTTGCCGGCAACGGGCAGGACGAATTACTGGCCGCGCTGTCGGGTGAAATGCTGACATCACCCGGTATGATCCGGTTTCAAGAACGCGAAGTTGGCCTGCTAGGGCCGACGCCACGCCGCGCGATGGGTATTCTGACCGCGCCAGAGGAACGTCTGGGCCATGCCGCCGCCCCCGATATGTCGCTGACCGAAAACGCCATGCTCACAGCGGCAGCGCGTGAGAAACTGGAAAGCGGCGGGATGTTGAACTGGGGCAAGGCGCGAACCTTTGCCGAAAAAATCATCGAAACCTTTGATGTGCGGACACCGGGTCCTGCGAATGCCGCGCGGTCGTTGTCGGGCGGGAATTTGCAGAAATTCGTGATAGGCCGTGAAGTATTGCAGCGCCCCGATCTTTTGGTCGTGAACCAACCCACATGGGGCGTGGATGCCTCTGCCGCGGCGGCAATCCGGCAAGCCTTGCTTGACCTTGCGGAGGGCGGCACGGCGTTGGTGGTGATTTCGCAGGATCTGGATGAGCTGATGGAAATATCGGACCGGTTTGCCGCGCTAAACGAGGGCCGCCTGTCAGAACCACGGCCCGCGCAAGGGTTAACGGTGGACGAAATCGGATTGATGATGGGCGGTGCTCACGGGATGGAGGTTGCGCATGTTTGA
- the xdhC gene encoding xanthine dehydrogenase accessory protein XdhC, which produces MTALWVEITATRGSAPRDAGTAMRVTPRSISGTIGGGTLEHRAIATARKMLESGQTRHSETLPLGPNLGQCCGGVVTLQYTDEPRQTDVVSVPDWPQVRLSDTRQKLWLWGAGHVGRAVMRAAPSQAFEITWIDSDQNRFPSHIPAHATAVPTHDMPRLAGHAPQDAHHLIFTYAHDIDLALCAALLKRDAASIGLIGSATKWARFRKRLTASGLDPAPVTCPIGDKALGKSPDQIAKGVIKALLVSTQPKAIA; this is translated from the coding sequence ATGACGGCGCTTTGGGTAGAAATCACCGCCACGCGCGGGTCAGCACCGCGTGATGCCGGCACCGCCATGCGGGTCACGCCACGGTCGATTTCAGGCACCATCGGGGGGGGAACGCTGGAACATCGCGCCATCGCAACCGCGCGCAAGATGTTGGAAAGCGGGCAGACGCGGCACAGTGAAACCTTGCCACTGGGCCCCAACCTTGGCCAATGCTGCGGCGGTGTTGTGACCCTTCAGTATACCGATGAACCCCGACAGACCGACGTTGTATCAGTGCCGGACTGGCCGCAGGTTCGCCTGTCGGATACCCGGCAAAAACTGTGGCTTTGGGGCGCGGGCCATGTCGGGCGGGCCGTGATGCGCGCCGCACCTTCACAGGCGTTCGAAATCACGTGGATCGACAGTGACCAGAACCGTTTCCCGTCGCATATCCCGGCCCACGCGACGGCCGTGCCAACCCATGATATGCCCCGTCTGGCAGGTCACGCACCGCAGGATGCCCACCACCTGATTTTCACCTATGCGCATGACATCGATCTTGCGCTCTGCGCTGCCTTGCTGAAGCGCGATGCGGCCAGCATCGGATTGATCGGATCGGCAACGAAATGGGCCCGCTTTCGCAAACGGCTGACGGCCTCGGGGCTTGACCCCGCGCCCGTCACCTGTCCCATTGGGGACAAAGCGCTTGGCAAATCACCCGACCAGATTGCAAAAGGTGTGATCAAAGCTCTGCTCGTTTCGACCCAACCCAAGGCCATCGCATGA